Proteins co-encoded in one Thamnophis elegans isolate rThaEle1 chromosome 1, rThaEle1.pri, whole genome shotgun sequence genomic window:
- the CCDC177 gene encoding coiled-coil domain-containing protein 177, translating into MVDPVADPGKETCPDPGGAAGGEDSAAAATSATTEAAVQPPAPPPAAAPPRIGEPEKIREESPMLHLDLYNFDCPEAEGSRYVLTSPRSLEACARSAVKPVELLPRPLSELIKEAPGRSMRVAAGLYEAYEMDRQRKLQQCREERERIIREEKRRLFTPVLTGSLPSSPASRTASKSTLSDGSCPPSGKPKTAGGHPPPPLSGPKTKKSHSLDSLQKRREGFSTKTSSDSGASSSYSGDSGKDKWTQGLPRTKNVATMTSLVGRSFSLSDLSHSPQTTQKVERIVREVRQKKGFKEVSDRDRKIAALMIAKHQEENLWKEQRYTAHLQWDVQRRVVEQRRELEEREKQLALVQGRRMWETRLEKRRDRLTHTWDEAVQMKQRQTLMEDEKWREHMEKQERLKRNRLGKAALEDKKRKRHQEHNLKAQEENKKEVQVREVQLLQEKLTLAAQKKLLKEQLIQKEKKLLNQADKQKHQTILKGLAKQEAEERAVLRAAMEGNLSKAQEKYEQLIEKRNQELKERGKREDLQIQRAKLAAERKDREQKEHLRALAQASERKLQHAAQVVEEVAQQKARKVVQNRLEKEKMHKVNKKKVDECEDIRRREILLSIEKKLERSEQICKEKKNVLESAKSVARASFHVREKVREEMNMRTFDKMAFEAELQATLVKK; encoded by the coding sequence ATGGTGGATCCGGTAGCGGATCCTGGCAAGGAAACATGCCCCGATCCCGGGGGTGCCGCGGGGGGAGAAGATTCTGCGGCAGCCGCTACCTCCGCCACGACCGAGGCTGCAGTTCAGCCGCCCGCCCCCCCGCCGGCAGCGGCGCCTCCTCGAATCGGAGAGCCAGAGAAAATTCGCGAAGAGTCGCCGATGCTGCACCTGGATCTGTACAACTTCGACTGCCCGGAAGCCGAAGGCAGCCGCTACGTGCTCACCAGTCCCCGCTCCCTTGAAGCCTGCGCTCGAAGTGCCGTCAAGCCGGTGGAGCTGCTGCCCCGGCCGCTCAGCGAGCTGATCAAGGAGGCCCCCGGCAGGTCTATGCGCGTCGCCGCCGGCCTCTATGAGGCCTACGAGATGGATCGGCAGAGGAAGCTGCAGCAGTGCcgggaggagagggaaaggataATCCGAGAGGAGAAGCGGAGGCTTTTCACGCCTGTCCTGACCGGAAGCCTGCCTtcctccccagcttccaggaCGGCCTCTAAAAGCACCCTGTCCGATGGAAGTTGCCCTCCAAGTGGCAAGCCGAAAACGGCTGGAGGCCACCCACCTCCCCCTCTGAGTGGCCCCAAGACCAAGAAAAGCCACTCGCTGGATTCCCtgcaaaagaggagagagggcTTCTCCACCAAGACCTCCTCTGACTCGGGCGCCTCTTCTTCCTACAGCGGAGATAGTGGCAAGGACAAATGGACCCAGGGGTTGCCTAGGACTAAGAATGTGGCCACCATGACCTCCTTGGTGGGCCGCAGTTTCAGCCTGAGTGACCTCAGCCACTCCCCGCAAACCACCCAGAAagtggagaggattgtcagggaAGTGAGGCAGAAGAAAGGTTTCAAGGAGGTGTCTGACAGGGACCGAAAAATTGCTGCCCTGATGATAGCCAAGCACCAAGAGGAGAACCTGTGGAAGGAGCAGCGGTACACTGCCCACCTCCAGTGGGATGTGCAGAGAAGGGTGGTGGAGCAGAGGAGGGAGCTGGAGGAGCGGGAAAAGCAGCTCGCTTTGGTGCAGGGCCGCCGGATGTGGGAAACCCGGCTGGAGAAGCGACGTGACAGGCTGACCCATACCTGGGACGAGGCTGTCCAGATGAAGCAAAGGCAGACCTTGATGGAGGATGAGAAGTGGCGGGAGCACATGGAAAAGCAGGAGCGCCTGAAGAGAAACAGGCTGGGGAAAGCTGCTCTGGAGGACAAGAAGAGGAAACGCCACCAAGAGCACAACCTGAAGGCtcaggaagaaaacaagaaagaagtCCAGGTGCGAGAGGTGCAGCTGCTCCAAGAAAAGCTCACCTTGGCAGCCCAGAAGAAGCTTTTGAAGGAACAGCTGatacaaaaagagaagaagctgctCAATCAAGCTGACAAGCAGAAACACCAGACCATTCTCAAGGGTCTGGCTAAGCAGGAGGCCGAAGAGCGGGCAGTGCTGAGGGCAGCCATGGAAGGGAACTTGAGCAAAGCTCAAGAGAAGTATGAGCAGCTCATTGAGAAGAGGAACCAGGAACTGAAAGAGAGAGGCAAGCGGGAAGATCTGCAGATCCAGAGAGCCAAGCTGGCAGCAGAACGCAAAGACCGGGAGCAAAAAGAGCACTTAAGAGCCTTGGCCCAAGCATCTGAGAGAAAGCTGCAACATGCTGCTCAGGTGGTCGAGGAAGTTGCCCAGCAGAAAGCTCGAAAGGTGGTGCAGAACCGGCTGGAAAAGGAGAAGATGCACAAAGTAAACAAGAAGAAAGTCGACGAGTGTGAAGATATCCGCCGGAGGGAGATCCTGTTGTCTATTGAGAAAAAGCTGGAGCGAAGTGAACAGATttgtaaggagaaaaaaaatgtcttggaAAGCGCAAAGTCTGTGGCTCGGGCATCCTTCCACGTGAGGGAAAAAGTCCGGGAAGAGATGAACATGCGTACTTTTGACAAGATGGCCTTTGAGGCAGAACTGCAGGCCACCctagttaaaaaataa